From the Xiphophorus hellerii strain 12219 chromosome 20, Xiphophorus_hellerii-4.1, whole genome shotgun sequence genome, the window GAAAGTAGTATATTCACATCATCTTTGTTAATGAATCAATgactttaattgtgttttatagTTTCTTTTCCCATAGTTTAGTGATTccatttgattgatttattaaataGTTAAGAGTTCAACTGAACTAGATAATTCATAATTTACCAACCATAAGACTTAATTGCTGTCCGACTTGTATAactgaaaaaacattgaagaagATTCCATtggacaacatgaagtaggctaaaagatctcaaaaaggAACACCTAATGATCTAAAGAAAGCCAAGAGCAGGTGAGAAATAATGTTAAAGCCATTTCTAAGGTGCTGGGACTGCATTGAAGCACAGTGAGAGCCATTAGCCAcagatggagaaaacatgggGCAGTGGTGAAGCGACTATAACAAGGAAAGCAATGTAAAtaatcttttctttaaaaaaaataacacaactttGAGTTAAAGGGAAAACTCTGAAGGCTCTAAATGGGGTAAAAGAGGGTGAATTGATTTAtaactaaaacagaaaagacattCCCCACTCTCATCCAGTCACCAGCCACTTTAAACACTTTAACCATATTCCCAATGTCCTACAATTAAAACCCTTTCACTCTAGAACAGACCTCACTTTAGTTAACATCTCACAGCACAAGGTAAACCAAATAAATTTACCAATTTATTCTCTGCTTATCAAGGGTGCCGTGGAACCAGCAATAATCTTGGCAGCAGACAGTCAATAGCAGCAAAATAAACTAAGGGAGAGAAGAAATCACCTGTGTAGACACTGCTGCATATTTTtactgggtttttcttttttgtcttttattattattattttagaatatGGTCCTCCCTGTCAAACAGAGTAATCCCTGCACCTCGACAGCAGAAACCCTTCCTCCTAGAAAACTTAAAGGAGAAGCTCAAGAAAGTTGCCTTCTGCCGCTGAACCACTTCTGGTACATGAGTCACATCTACAAGGAAGGAATTAAACAGATTGAGAggaagaataaaattaaaatggtgGCACAGGTCCATGTGACATTTGAAGCTGAACAGGAAGATGGAAACCCCCATGAAGCTCTCAATGAGTTCATTGATCTCTCACAGAGCTGCTCTGCTGATTCAGGTGAGGCAGTGATTCCTCTCAAGTTTGTAGATCCAGATCATTGGAGTGATGCATTAAAAGTCATCAAGAGAAACAAGGACAAACTTTTGCTCACCATGTCATCTGAAGAGGTTATTGTTAGTGGTCCAAAACAAAGCCAAGATGAATTCAGTGCAGTCCTGAATGCGATGCAGAAGACAAACACACCTGCTGAAGAGCACAAACCTACATCAGATGGTACATCACTGAAGATAAACTTGACAACCAGCCAACTGACAAAATCTCCAACAGTGGAAGACAATAAGCAACTGGAGAACAGCGAAGGAAAACAGGAGGGAACAACCAACCAACAGACAAAGTCACCAACAGTGGAAAACAACAGCGAACCGGTTATTACTTCTGTTGAAGATGCTAATGTCAAAGCTAAATCTGATCTGAATGTTGAATCCagcaacagtaaaaacaaacaatcccTCCAAACATGTAGGGCCAAACCTTCCCTCAGAAACCTCTTGCTGAAAAAGAAGCCTATCGCACGTCGCCTGCGCCTAACCCGACCTAGTGATACCACTGGGTTGGGTGGCTTGCCAAAGAAATCCAGCTGTGAGAATGAGAGGAAAGAGGACTCCAGTCAACCTTCACTGATCCCACCAACAGCACAGCAAAAGGCTGAAGCATCAACTAAGACAGGAGCATCAGGGGACAGTAAAGATGATCTCTGCCCAATATGCTTGGATCGGTTgatcaaaaagaaacaactaaagtgtaaacacacattttgtgaTGAGTGCCTCCAAGCGTCAGTACAACACACTGGACCCATGTGTCCTGTATGCAAAGATGTTTTTGGTGTGATGGAGGGAGACCAGCCTGATGGAGTAATGACATGGAGCTGTAGCTCTTCATTCCTCCCTGGATTCTCAGGCTGTGGCAGCATAATGATCACATACACTTTTCCTAATGGAAAACAGACGGTAAAAAACTTGATGAATACATTacaagtcataaaacaattgctttatttattatttctggcTCCGAGTTAACGCTTTCATTCTACCGCACAGAAAAAGCATCCTAATCCTGGACAACCATATCAGGGAACGACCAGAACTGCATATCTTCCAGACAACGAAGAGGGCCAAGAAGTTCTGAAACTCCTGAAAAAAGCTTTCGACCAGAAAATGACTTTCACTGTTGGGACGTCCAGAACAAGCGGGTTGGACAACCAGGTGATCTGGAACGATATTTCTCACAAGACATCAAAGACAGGAGGACCGCAGAGGTACAGTCACTCAGTTTGTGTTACGTTAATATCTATTTCTTGTTATTGTTGCCTTTGGTTTAATACTTTATGTCCGTCTTTCATGTGCTTTCAGTTTTGGATATCCTGACCCCAGTTACCTGAGCAAAGTAAAAGGGGACCTAAAAGCTAAAGGCATAGAGTGACTCTGAGAGAGAgtgatgatttattttacaactgaaattaacaataaaaaaaatactggaatatttgcatgttttgctttcatttgatcagtaaaggttattttattattattatttattaattaataagaattgctttaaagaatatttcacaaatttaCACGTATTAAAAAACAGCCCATTGTACTAGGCTTTGCTTCATTCAGAGGTTGTAGCATCTAGACCCTCTGTTATTGAGAAACAATGGCTGGTTGGGGACGTGGACTCTactgaagttttaaatgattggatcttattttacccaattgcttgtacatgtaaatatgactttgtcacttgaaaaataatcttattgattgatttgataATATAAGAATGCTGAAGGATTTATCACTTGACATAGAATGGACAAACATTGCTGTTTCCTAAAAGCAATTAGTAAATTATGTACTATGTTGATAAActaatatgaacatttttaaatgaattctgTATCCTTTAATAAATTCAAATCCAACACTGGATCATAACGTAGagtattatttgttttagagTTGAAGGCATCAAGACTATGCTGCCTTTAAGAGTCATAAGGAAAATGGGTCACTAGATCCAGTTTataaaatttctttatttacataCATGATAAAGAAGTTCACTATTTTCAGTCACTgtcaaacaaacatgtttgaattTCTTGAGCAAAGTGTGGATACAGTCGGGTAACTCCAAAAGTTGCTATagtcagttttaaaaaagaagctgtAACACAGAATCACTGCAAGCAAATACAACACTAGACATAATGTATCCTATCACCTAATCAATTACCACCACATAATGctaagaacaaacaaaaagaaaaacaacagatcaaAACAGTAACTTATGTATTATGTGAAGATGTGTGTGAAGATTGAAATAATGTGATTAGAGTAAACAAACCcactcaaataaaaacaaacaaactcaaataaatgttttaagttctCAACATACATCAATACTATCCAGATCATATTCTCTTGTGGGGTAGGcttaacatgtttttgtatcccATTTATTTGTATGAATTCTGAATCAGCCCCATCTACTGGTTTACTGGTTGTTTCAAACTGCGGTTCTCGCGAGAATTCCCACGAGAATTTGATGTTCCGCTCCGAGTTGATTTTAATTCTGAAAAAACGTTTCTGTTCTCTCAACAAGCGAAGTTGTTGTTATGTGTTAAGTCGTGAAACAAAAACCCATTTTGTGGAAGGGTCGGTTAATGTCCTATTAATAGTTGAGACAAGGTATTTCTACGACAATATTGTTGCACTATAAAATCACCTCATGACTACAGCCTAATTAGATTGTTGTCATGAGATGAATGTTGACAAGTTAATTAAATGTCGTTTCTTGCGGAACGGAATATTTGCGCAGACTTTGGAGTGACGCTGTTTCTGACACGCAGCTGCTTTCACTTTCATTTACGAGGAAGTGTGGTGGTGGCGAACAGGCCAAGGTAAGCGCGTCACAAGATTTAATGTTTggtgtttatttgttgttttaacgCTTAAACTGTGAAAGTCCTCAGAAAATAACATCGAGTTAAAGCCTGTGTTGacaaaatttgagcaaaaaggtagagaaatgtttcagtttaggtttgtttttataatcGAAAGTGaagcagagcaaaaaaaaccgtcagccttttttccccctctgcgTAGTTTGATGTTGATTAACAAAACAAGTTTGTGATCTGAGCTAAATTTCTGTCGTTTATAGGCTCGTTTTGTgttcaagaaagaaagaagataaTCAAAATGGCGAGTAACCAGGTAGACGACGAAGGCATGGATTTTGAAAACCAGGATAAGTCGAAGGTAGTATCTCAGGTGGGTTACAGACATTTAATATGCCGGTTTGAAATTATGTCTTCTGAATATCTCTCGCATATTTTGTgcgtattttatttaatgtcatttaatTAATTCGTTATAAAACAGTATAGCCTAGGAtgcattttgtttgctttcgTTTTAGGAGATAGCTGCtgagttttcataaaataaaactcagcaCTGTCCACCATTTTGACTTATTGATATACTTCGAGAAAATACCAAGTAATGTCTTGTGATTATACATTGTTTTGATATAATCTGTGTAACAGCTAAAGAAACTGGGAACTGTGAGAGCAAGTGTCGAGGTTTTGTTTTCAGGCTGGAGGTTTGCATTCGAACAACAAACACTGAGGCAAAGTCCATAAAGTTTATAAGCTGTAAATAGGTGGATACAGATACACTCACTTGTTAAAACAGAGATCAAAGTTTAGGAGCCACAGAAGCAATGAAACATATAGTGATAAACACACCAGAGATCCAGAAATTAGTtgattacaatttatttatagaGGACTTTTCATGCCGATAATTATGACACAAAGTGCTCTATTGAGGATAAAAAACAATTAGATCAgattcagtaaaataataatcactCAGACAGGGTTGcattctgtaagaaaaaaataccttATTGTGATACTATTGTTAAAATTGCAACATCAATTATaatctttattttcctgacattttctgCCTTTACAATCACACAATGTCCCGACCATTCTCTGTGAACTTTAGCATCTCAGCCACTCCAGATAAACATCGAGTGAAAGCATTAAATGCTACTGGAATCCATCCAGCAGGCCAAAGATATGATCAGTATTGAAAGCCTAAATGTCTGCTTCTTGAAATGtgatataaaatgtaaaattaaggAAATGTAGTTGTAATTTGCAGTAAGAAAACTCcaaagatgtaaataaacaataaaacattagaatTCAGAACTAGTAGAATATTATGGCATTTAAAAaggtacaaataaaaataaaatagaattttattgctgatgaaatgaaaaaaaattaaaagctatCAAGATTAAATGAAGACAAGTTGAAAAATCAGATTCattgaaatttaatttctgaaaaatatacattttctgtctgctttttagaaaacatggaaatattATTAGCAGTTCTTGTGTTCATGCAGTATCCATACAATGTCCACATTATGACTGCaacagtaaaatgttaaaagttacaGCTGGGCAGGGACTTTATAgtgtttatttagattttctgaAGAGAAATGCAGCATAATTAAAACTCACCAGTAGATTTAGGTTTGAAGTAATCTTCTGAAagtaatatttatgttttggagCGACCCAACTAGATTCCTAATCTGAATCTGATAGAGAATCTGTGAAGGGAGGTAAAGATTAGGGTTATGGCTGAGAGACCTTTCATTTGGAGCTCGTTAACAAAGATAAACAATATAGGGAATCAGGGGAAACATGGAAAAAGGTGGTCAGAAATTATAAACATTTCTCATTGATTATTAGGAAGAGTGTAAACCATTCTGACtgagtatttaaaaaaatacagaaatgaatAGCTCTAAATAATTGTGTGgtctatattttaaaattattacaggctgcaaagaaagaagaagtCCTACTGACTCTGTCGTTGAAGtggttggataaaaacaaaaagaagacagATCTACAAAAAGCCTTTCAGACTTGGTTCAGCAAATGTGAACCTAAAATAGACTGCACACTTCAAGAGCTTCTACCAGATGAGCGGGCTGTGATTGTGGTTTCACCTCCTCCAGGTACTGTACAACTGTGTTTTCACATACAGACTCGCCAACGTCCTGTTAATCTAACTCCgtaaaaaggaaaactttattttgaatacATTGATATACCACAATGATGGCTTTGCAAACTTTGAcaactatatttatttttcatttgggttttttttgtttattttgaaggccTCAAGGAGCTTCAGAATCTGAGTAGTAAAACACTTTATACAAGAGACAAAAAATCAGAGAAGAAATTAGAAAAGGAATTAGTCACCATTCTGTCTGTAATGGTGGGAACACCAAAGCAGGATCCACAAACAGCAGACGATGCTTCAGTGAAGCCGACTCCTCCAGTGAATCCGACTCCTTCAGCTGCTTCTGTAAACACCAGTGATGCCGATTCCGAGCCCCCAGCTGTACGCACTCTAAACACATATACATACATTATAAAATACTGTAGATATTGTTTGTTCTTTAATGGTGGaattttgcttttaattcaGGACAAAGCACACGTTGAAGAACAGAAGAAACCAATTTCTACAGCAGGAGACATTCCTGCGGAGAATCAAACAATGGATGAAAGTTGTGTTCTGTCAGTGAATCAATTCTTGTATGTGAGCCGCATCTACAAGGACAAACTACAGCGCATACTGGAGGAGAATGAAGTTGAAATCAGATCAGAGGTCGTTGTGAAATTTGAATCCAAGCCTAAAGACGGAAAACCAAATGAAGCAAAGACAAAGTTTATAGATCTTGTCCAGGAATGCTTGGCTGATTCCAATGGTTCAGTTTTTTCTCCCATCTCTGCAGATCCAGATCAGTTGAACAGAGCATTGAAAGTCATTATGAACAAGGAAAGCAAACTTTTAGCCAACATATCCTCTGAAGAAATAACAGTTTTTGGACCAAATGGCCAGCAAAAGCTTCTTGATCCAATGTTAAAACCATCACATAAAACCAGCACTGGTTATGAAGAGTCTGAACGTTGGTCTTCGTCTTCAAACT encodes:
- the LOC116710778 gene encoding E3 ubiquitin-protein ligase DTX3L-like isoform X1 produces the protein MPLVEPTPWSTNCPPSDVPPFGPLNCTSLLRKNPDSSVPTIYLPGGSTSSLPLTIQSWEAFLGSLVSSGTDRTNTSRMSAKFQENEQAMEVKTNNMVLPVKQSNPCTSTAETLPPRKLKGEAQESCLLPLNHFWYMSHIYKEGIKQIERKNKIKMVAQVHVTFEAEQEDGNPHEALNEFIDLSQSCSADSGEAVIPLKFVDPDHWSDALKVIKRNKDKLLLTMSSEEVIVSGPKQSQDEFSAVLNAMQKTNTPAEEHKPTSDGTSLKINLTTSQLTKSPTVEDNKQLENSEGKQEGTTNQQTKSPTVENNSEPVITSVEDANVKAKSDLNVESSNSKNKQSLQTCRAKPSLRNLLLKKKPIARRLRLTRPSDTTGLGGLPKKSSCENERKEDSSQPSLIPPTAQQKAEASTKTGASGDSKDDLCPICLDRLIKKKQLKCKHTFCDECLQASVQHTGPMCPVCKDVFGVMEGDQPDGVMTWSCSSSFLPGFSGCGSIMITYTFPNGKQTKKHPNPGQPYQGTTRTAYLPDNEEGQEVLKLLKKAFDQKMTFTVGTSRTSGLDNQVIWNDISHKTSKTGGPQSFGYPDPSYLSKVKGDLKAKGIE
- the LOC116710778 gene encoding E3 ubiquitin-protein ligase DTX3L-like isoform X2, which codes for MPLVEPTPWSTNCPPSDVPPFGPLNCTSLLRKNPDSSVPTIYLPGGSTSSLPNMVLPVKQSNPCTSTAETLPPRKLKGEAQESCLLPLNHFWYMSHIYKEGIKQIERKNKIKMVAQVHVTFEAEQEDGNPHEALNEFIDLSQSCSADSGEAVIPLKFVDPDHWSDALKVIKRNKDKLLLTMSSEEVIVSGPKQSQDEFSAVLNAMQKTNTPAEEHKPTSDGTSLKINLTTSQLTKSPTVEDNKQLENSEGKQEGTTNQQTKSPTVENNSEPVITSVEDANVKAKSDLNVESSNSKNKQSLQTCRAKPSLRNLLLKKKPIARRLRLTRPSDTTGLGGLPKKSSCENERKEDSSQPSLIPPTAQQKAEASTKTGASGDSKDDLCPICLDRLIKKKQLKCKHTFCDECLQASVQHTGPMCPVCKDVFGVMEGDQPDGVMTWSCSSSFLPGFSGCGSIMITYTFPNGKQTKKHPNPGQPYQGTTRTAYLPDNEEGQEVLKLLKKAFDQKMTFTVGTSRTSGLDNQVIWNDISHKTSKTGGPQSFGYPDPSYLSKVKGDLKAKGIE
- the LOC116710778 gene encoding E3 ubiquitin-protein ligase DTX3L-like isoform X3 yields the protein MVLPVKQSNPCTSTAETLPPRKLKGEAQESCLLPLNHFWYMSHIYKEGIKQIERKNKIKMVAQVHVTFEAEQEDGNPHEALNEFIDLSQSCSADSGEAVIPLKFVDPDHWSDALKVIKRNKDKLLLTMSSEEVIVSGPKQSQDEFSAVLNAMQKTNTPAEEHKPTSDGTSLKINLTTSQLTKSPTVEDNKQLENSEGKQEGTTNQQTKSPTVENNSEPVITSVEDANVKAKSDLNVESSNSKNKQSLQTCRAKPSLRNLLLKKKPIARRLRLTRPSDTTGLGGLPKKSSCENERKEDSSQPSLIPPTAQQKAEASTKTGASGDSKDDLCPICLDRLIKKKQLKCKHTFCDECLQASVQHTGPMCPVCKDVFGVMEGDQPDGVMTWSCSSSFLPGFSGCGSIMITYTFPNGKQTKKHPNPGQPYQGTTRTAYLPDNEEGQEVLKLLKKAFDQKMTFTVGTSRTSGLDNQVIWNDISHKTSKTGGPQSFGYPDPSYLSKVKGDLKAKGIE
- the LOC116710778 gene encoding E3 ubiquitin-protein ligase DTX3L-like isoform X4; its protein translation is MPLVEPTPWSTNCPPSDVPPFGPLNCTSLLRKNPDSSVPTIYLPGGSTSSLPLTIQSWEAFLGSLVSSGTDRTNTSRMSAKFQENEQAMEVKTNKKHPNPGQPYQGTTRTAYLPDNEEGQEVLKLLKKAFDQKMTFTVGTSRTSGLDNQVIWNDISHKTSKTGGPQSFGYPDPSYLSKVKGDLKAKGIE
- the LOC116710775 gene encoding uncharacterized protein LOC116710775; its protein translation is MASNQVDDEGMDFENQDKSKVVSQAAKKEEVLLTLSLKWLDKNKKKTDLQKAFQTWFSKCEPKIDCTLQELLPDERAVIVVSPPPGLKELQNLSSKTLYTRDKKSEKKLEKELVTILSVMVGTPKQDPQTADDASVKPTPPVNPTPSAASVNTSDADSEPPADKAHVEEQKKPISTAGDIPAENQTMDESCVLSVNQFLYVSRIYKDKLQRILEENEVEIRSEVVVKFESKPKDGKPNEAKTKFIDLVQECLADSNGSVFSPISADPDQLNRALKVIMNKESKLLANISSEEITVFGPNGQQKLLDPMLKPSHKTSTGYEESERWSSSSNFSGDFLVKINMTIKDDLADEGLTIDKDQWKNLKSSYDNHLKVIKAKFNVDFKESSISEGKVNVKPSYKGHGGNPAMESHAVRALLRLYQKMMTSSMPLPPPYRATRFSGSEDSFTGAGVNGHSTKNNKESAGEGATGDSKDDKCSICLSDFTNKRQLKCKHEFCEECLQNAMKHSGPICPICKDVFGVMKGNQPDGKMTYNKYQSSLPGFPGCGHICITYNIPSGKQTENHPNPGQYHSGAVRQAYLPDNKEGNEVLLLLKKAFDQNLIFTVGASRTTGADNMVTWNDIHHKTSMSGGPECYGYPDENYLSRVKEELKAKGVQ